Proteins encoded in a region of the Gemmatimonadota bacterium genome:
- a CDS encoding (2Fe-2S)-binding protein, with the protein MSKKVHVQTTINGEAVDFLCEPRNSLLEVLRDDLDLTGAKEGCNNGNCGACNVIMDGRLVNSCCVLGVEADGCEITTIEGIGSAANLHPLQQKFLEHAALQCGICTPGFIVSAKALLDENPNPTEDEVRYWLAGNLCRCTGYDKIVRAVLDARNGA; encoded by the coding sequence ATGTCGAAAAAAGTACATGTACAGACCACCATAAACGGGGAAGCCGTCGATTTCCTCTGCGAACCGCGCAACAGCCTGCTCGAAGTGCTCCGCGACGACCTGGATCTCACCGGCGCCAAGGAAGGGTGCAATAACGGCAACTGCGGGGCGTGCAACGTGATCATGGACGGCAGGCTGGTCAACTCCTGCTGCGTGCTGGGAGTCGAAGCCGACGGGTGCGAGATCACGACCATCGAAGGCATCGGGTCCGCCGCCAACCTCCATCCGCTGCAGCAGAAGTTCCTGGAGCACGCGGCGCTGCAATGCGGAATCTGCACGCCCGGATTCATCGTTTCCGCCAAGGCGCTGCTGGACGAGAACCCGAACCCCACAGAAGACGAGGTGCGTTACTGGCTGGCCGGCAACCTGTGCCGCTGCACGGGGTACGACAAGATCGTCCGTGCGGTCCTGGACGCCAGGAACGGCGCCTGA
- a CDS encoding ATP-binding protein → MPEYPVRTLSDLLPRLERLMGRIETLVSAYTEGRSGPTGRTGQSGTSDDAFAGSIAFRWGKRGERGCLEPIVHPDLVDLADLFGLDREIGILERNTRQFVRGMPANNVLIWGERGTGKSSVVKGLLARFAGEGLRMIEVRRQDLTDLPEIVELLWDRPERFVLFCDDLSFMEDESIYLELKALLEGSLTARPDNVLVYATSNRRHLMPEKLADNTFRFSPDDDEIHPQETVDEKVSLSDRFGLSIGFYRITQDTYFRIVRHLADQRGLDMDAGLLRRESLRWLQRASGRSGRVARQFVDDLEGRFKLGELP, encoded by the coding sequence ATGCCCGAGTACCCCGTAAGAACCCTGTCCGATCTGCTGCCGCGCCTCGAAAGGCTGATGGGCCGAATCGAAACGCTGGTCTCTGCCTACACGGAAGGGCGGAGCGGGCCGACCGGGCGAACCGGGCAGTCCGGCACGTCAGACGACGCGTTCGCCGGCTCCATCGCGTTCCGGTGGGGGAAGCGTGGAGAAAGGGGCTGCCTGGAACCGATCGTGCACCCCGACCTGGTGGACCTGGCCGATCTCTTCGGCCTTGACCGCGAGATCGGGATCCTGGAGCGGAACACCCGCCAGTTCGTGCGGGGGATGCCCGCGAACAACGTGCTGATCTGGGGCGAGCGCGGAACCGGCAAGTCTTCGGTGGTGAAGGGCCTCCTGGCCCGGTTCGCCGGCGAGGGCCTGCGCATGATCGAGGTCCGCCGGCAGGACCTGACGGATCTGCCCGAGATCGTCGAACTACTGTGGGACCGGCCCGAGCGTTTCGTCCTGTTCTGCGACGACCTGTCCTTCATGGAAGACGAATCCATTTATCTCGAGCTCAAGGCGCTCCTCGAGGGCAGTCTTACCGCACGGCCCGACAACGTGCTCGTCTACGCCACGTCGAACCGCAGGCACCTGATGCCGGAGAAGCTCGCCGACAACACCTTTCGGTTCAGTCCGGACGACGATGAAATCCACCCCCAGGAAACCGTGGATGAGAAGGTCTCGCTGAGCGACCGGTTCGGACTGTCCATCGGTTTCTACCGGATCACCCAGGACACCTATTTCCGGATCGTCCGCCATCTCGCCGATCAGCGCGGTCTCGACATGGACGCGGGACTGCTGAGACGGGAATCCCTCCGGTGGCTTCAGCGCGCCAGCGGCCGTTCCGGCCGGGTGGCGCGGCAGTTCGTGGACGATCTCGAGGGACGATTCAAACTGGGCGAATTACCGTAG
- a CDS encoding xanthine dehydrogenase family protein subunit M, with protein sequence MHAFDYATPESVADAVVMLSDHGKNACVLAGGTDLIVQLRENRRRTDLVVDVKSIAELNALSYDAATGLTIGAAVPCYRIYGDAEIAAAYPGLMDAARLVGGTGIQGRASLGGNLCNASPAGDTIPPMIVLSGEAEIAGPNGTRKVAVEDFCTAPGRTVLEDGEFLVSLHFPAPAPNSGAFYRRFIPRNEMDIAVVGVGASVVLSEDRSSFVSARIAVGAVAPTPLFVREAGDALAGQPVSDESIGRAADLARDAARPISDMRGTAEYRKHLTSVLTRRVVEGAVQRAKE encoded by the coding sequence TTGCACGCATTCGATTACGCCACGCCTGAAAGCGTGGCCGATGCGGTCGTGATGCTCAGCGATCATGGGAAAAACGCCTGTGTGCTCGCGGGCGGTACGGACCTGATCGTTCAGCTCCGGGAGAACCGCAGGCGGACCGACCTCGTGGTGGACGTCAAAAGCATCGCGGAGTTGAACGCGTTGTCCTACGACGCCGCGACGGGCCTCACGATCGGGGCGGCCGTACCCTGCTACCGGATCTACGGAGACGCGGAAATCGCCGCGGCCTATCCGGGACTCATGGACGCGGCCAGACTGGTGGGCGGCACGGGGATCCAGGGCAGGGCCAGCCTGGGTGGGAACCTGTGCAACGCCTCCCCGGCGGGTGATACGATTCCCCCCATGATCGTCCTTTCCGGCGAGGCGGAAATCGCCGGTCCGAACGGGACGCGGAAAGTGGCCGTGGAAGACTTCTGCACGGCCCCCGGCCGTACCGTGCTGGAGGACGGCGAGTTCCTGGTGTCGCTCCATTTCCCGGCACCGGCACCGAACTCCGGCGCCTTCTACCGCCGCTTCATCCCCCGCAACGAGATGGACATCGCCGTGGTTGGCGTCGGCGCGTCCGTCGTGCTCAGCGAAGACCGGTCCTCGTTCGTGTCGGCGCGCATCGCCGTCGGCGCCGTGGCACCGACGCCCCTCTTCGTGCGGGAGGCCGGGGACGCCCTGGCCGGACAGCCCGTTTCCGACGAATCGATTGGGCGGGCGGCCGACCTCGCCCGCGACGCGGCCCGGCCCATCAGCGACATGCGGGGCACCGCCGAATACCGCAAGCATCTGACCAGCGTATTGACGCGCCGGGTTGTGGAAGGCGCGGTTCAACGAGCCAAGGAGTAG
- a CDS encoding histone deacetylase: MPTALITHPDFLLHDTGPYHPERPGRMTSVLAHLGVSGDMPAGAQQAGLLGLSPAPADEARIKAVHDAAYVDAVVDWCGRGYRNLPTGDTTVSSASENVARLAAGAAMRAVDAVLTGEADRVFCVARPPGHHAESDRGMGFCIYNNAAVAARYAQSQFGVERVAVLDWDVHHGNGTQEIFEEDPSVYYLSVHQSPLYPFTGAEREKGTGEGTGYTLNVPVSAGSGDEVFVDALRGTILPAMKAYSPDLLILSAGFDAHVDDPLSGTLVTDAGFQVMSRLVLDFAEDACGGRLVSLLEGGYDLEALGRCAADHVGIMNA; this comes from the coding sequence ATGCCCACCGCATTGATCACCCACCCCGACTTCCTCCTGCACGATACAGGTCCCTATCATCCTGAGCGGCCCGGTCGCATGACCTCCGTGCTTGCCCACCTGGGCGTGTCCGGCGACATGCCCGCCGGCGCCCAGCAGGCCGGCCTGCTGGGCCTCTCGCCCGCGCCGGCCGACGAGGCGCGGATCAAGGCCGTCCACGACGCGGCCTATGTCGACGCCGTAGTCGACTGGTGCGGTAGGGGATACCGGAATCTGCCCACTGGCGACACCACCGTTTCCTCGGCATCCGAGAACGTGGCCAGGCTGGCCGCCGGCGCGGCCATGCGGGCGGTCGACGCGGTGTTGACCGGGGAAGCGGACCGTGTATTCTGCGTCGCCCGGCCTCCCGGTCATCACGCCGAATCCGACCGGGGAATGGGTTTCTGCATCTACAACAACGCCGCCGTCGCGGCTCGGTACGCCCAGTCGCAGTTCGGGGTGGAACGGGTGGCTGTGCTGGACTGGGACGTCCATCATGGCAACGGGACCCAGGAGATTTTCGAGGAAGACCCGTCCGTGTATTATCTCAGCGTTCACCAGTCGCCCCTCTATCCCTTCACCGGCGCGGAGCGGGAGAAAGGCACGGGAGAAGGTACGGGTTACACGTTGAATGTGCCGGTCTCCGCAGGATCCGGCGACGAGGTTTTCGTCGATGCTTTGCGCGGCACGATCCTGCCGGCCATGAAAGCATACAGCCCGGATCTCCTCATCCTTTCGGCGGGGTTCGACGCCCACGTGGACGATCCGCTCTCCGGTACCCTGGTCACGGATGCGGGTTTCCAGGTCATGTCCCGCCTGGTGCTGGACTTCGCGGAAGACGCGTGCGGGGGCCGGCTGGTTTCCCTCCTGGAGGGCGGCTACGACCTTGAAGCCCTGGGCCGGTGCGCCGCGGACCACGTAGGCATAATGAACGCCTGA
- a CDS encoding spore germination protein GerW family protein has translation MPVNEMIQTMLEELRQIADTEVHVGKPMQIGDAWVVPVSRLSLGFGAGGFGGEDNQKKGAGGGVSVEPVAFLVIQQDRAQLLHMNSPSSPMGKLLDIMPDVIEELKRYTRKGNDVDQ, from the coding sequence ATGCCTGTAAATGAAATGATCCAGACCATGCTGGAGGAACTGCGTCAGATCGCCGATACCGAGGTGCACGTGGGCAAGCCGATGCAGATCGGCGATGCCTGGGTGGTTCCGGTATCCAGGCTGTCCCTTGGTTTCGGCGCCGGGGGATTCGGCGGCGAGGACAACCAGAAGAAGGGAGCCGGCGGCGGCGTATCGGTCGAGCCGGTCGCCTTCCTGGTCATCCAGCAGGACCGTGCGCAACTGCTGCACATGAACTCGCCCAGCAGCCCCATGGGCAAGTTGCTGGACATCATGCCGGACGTCATCGAGGAATTGAAGAGGTATACCCGCAAAGGTAACGACGTCGATCAGTAG
- a CDS encoding Gfo/Idh/MocA family oxidoreductase: MTALKAGIIGCGNISSVYFEAGRKFEAFDVVACADMIPERARAKAAEYEGVEALTVEALLDDPSIEIVINLTIPAAHAEIARAALEHGKSVYSEKPMAIRKEDGRALLDLAKRAGKLVGGAPDTFMGAGIQTCRKLIDDGWIGEPVAATAFMLSAGHERWHPDPAFFYKPGAGPMLDMGPYYVTALVNLLGPVARLTGATRITHPVRTITSEPLRGGQIEVEVPTHLAGLLEFESGPVGTIVTSFDVWHHELPCIEIYGSEGSLSVPDPNSFGGPVKLRRGGAENWTEMPLSHGYEEQSRGLGVADMVYALRSGRPHRASGELTRHVLDVMLSIEESSESGRHISLESTCARPAPLPLGLAPYTLDP, encoded by the coding sequence ATGACGGCGCTCAAGGCGGGCATCATCGGATGCGGCAACATCAGCAGCGTGTATTTCGAGGCGGGACGCAAGTTCGAGGCTTTCGACGTGGTCGCCTGCGCCGACATGATCCCGGAACGGGCGCGGGCCAAAGCCGCCGAATACGAAGGCGTGGAAGCCCTTACGGTGGAAGCCCTGCTTGACGATCCCTCCATCGAGATCGTCATCAACCTGACCATTCCCGCCGCCCATGCCGAAATCGCCCGGGCCGCGCTGGAACATGGCAAATCGGTGTATTCGGAAAAACCCATGGCGATCCGTAAGGAAGACGGCCGCGCCTTGCTCGATCTCGCGAAGCGCGCCGGCAAGCTGGTGGGCGGGGCGCCCGACACCTTCATGGGCGCCGGCATACAGACCTGCAGGAAGCTCATCGACGACGGCTGGATCGGCGAACCCGTGGCGGCCACGGCCTTCATGCTGAGTGCGGGGCACGAAAGATGGCATCCCGATCCCGCCTTCTTCTACAAGCCCGGCGCCGGGCCCATGCTGGACATGGGGCCGTACTATGTCACGGCCCTGGTCAATCTGCTGGGACCAGTCGCCCGGCTTACGGGCGCTACGCGCATCACCCACCCCGTGCGCACCATAACGAGCGAGCCCCTTCGCGGCGGACAAATCGAGGTCGAGGTACCCACGCACCTGGCGGGCCTGCTCGAGTTCGAAAGCGGCCCAGTCGGGACGATCGTGACCAGTTTCGACGTATGGCACCATGAGCTGCCCTGCATCGAGATCTACGGATCGGAGGGCTCCCTGAGCGTGCCGGATCCCAATTCCTTTGGCGGGCCCGTGAAACTGCGCCGCGGCGGCGCGGAAAACTGGACCGAGATGCCCCTGAGCCACGGTTACGAGGAGCAGAGCCGCGGCCTGGGCGTGGCGGACATGGTCTACGCCTTGCGCTCGGGCCGCCCGCACCGGGCCAGCGGCGAACTCACCCGCCACGTGCTGGACGTCATGCTGTCCATCGAGGAATCGTCGGAATCGGGACGGCACATCTCGCTGGAAAGTACCTGTGCCCGGCCGGCCCCGTTGCCGCTCGGGCTGGCACCTTATACGCTGGATCCTTAG
- the lexA gene encoding transcriptional repressor LexA produces MKALTTKQQNVYDFIRKKVGRIGYPPSVREIAQQFGISTRAAYDHLRAIEKKGYIRRDPMKPRAIEIVGSRDASAPGAGGVVRVPVLGRVAAGLPILAEENVEEYMTFPTGMVKQDGNVFALEVHGDSMIEDGIMDGDYVLVREQPVAETGETVVALLDDEATVKRFYRRNDRFELVPAHPTMEPIIADEVSIVGKVVGVYRRMD; encoded by the coding sequence ATGAAAGCGCTAACGACCAAGCAACAGAACGTATACGATTTTATACGCAAAAAGGTCGGCCGGATAGGGTATCCACCCAGTGTAAGGGAGATCGCGCAACAGTTTGGAATCAGTACTCGCGCAGCTTACGACCACCTTCGGGCGATCGAGAAAAAGGGCTATATCCGCCGCGATCCCATGAAGCCTCGCGCGATAGAAATCGTGGGGTCCAGGGATGCCTCCGCACCGGGTGCCGGCGGCGTCGTCCGGGTCCCCGTCCTCGGCCGTGTAGCCGCCGGGCTGCCGATTCTCGCCGAAGAGAACGTCGAGGAATACATGACTTTTCCGACAGGCATGGTGAAGCAGGACGGGAATGTCTTCGCCCTCGAGGTACACGGGGACAGCATGATCGAAGACGGCATCATGGACGGAGACTACGTTCTGGTCCGTGAGCAGCCCGTGGCCGAGACGGGCGAAACGGTCGTCGCGCTGCTGGACGACGAGGCCACGGTCAAGCGATTCTACCGGCGCAACGACCGCTTCGAACTCGTGCCCGCCCATCCGACCATGGAACCCATCATCGCCGATGAGGTGTCCATCGTGGGCAAGGTGGTCGGGGTATACCGCAGAATGGACTGA
- a CDS encoding xanthine dehydrogenase family protein molybdopterin-binding subunit: MSQNGHKVIGTRPIRHDGVDKVTGRAIYGADIQLTGLLHGAIKRSPHPHARIKNIDTSRAEAHPGVRAVVTAHDLPQIADKLADLGEAIVNLRDASNNVLAYGKVLYKGHAVAGVAAINLHVAQEAVELIDVEYEVLPHVTSVLEAMEDGAPILHEDMKTTSMGEETDKVSNIANHFQHKMGEPDDGFAEADVVIEREFTTQTVHQGYIETHNATAHWNEEGQLTIWTSTQGAFSVRDQMAEILQMPVSKVKIVPLEIGGGFGGKISVYLDPVAALLSKRTGHPVKMTMTRDEVFEGTGPTPGSYLKVKMGATNDGRLTAATAYMAYEAGAYPGSPVGAGAGCIFTPYDIPNVQIDGYDVCVNKPKTNAYRAPGATNAAYATETVVDEISEKLGVDPLEFRVKNGAKEGTRRADGPVHPRIGCIETTEAALNSEHYRSSLARSGNGKVRGRGVASGYWFNFNGGRSAISVSINPDGTINMLEGSTDIGGTRASIAMQLAETIGLEATDIKPYVVDTDSIGYTDVTGGSRTTFGTGYAAHATGQALIREMKERASKLWDVPADAIDFEDGVFSYRDDAEKRGSFKELATQAGDAGGPVVAQVSTNPDGSGGGAFATHVVDVEVDRETGKVDILRYTAVQDAGTAIHPSYVEGQMQGGVVQGIGWGLNEEYIYNDEGSMTNASFLDYRMPTTLDLPMIETIIVEVPNESHPYGVRGVGEVPIVPPPAALANAIYNATGVRLRDLPMSPPRVQKALAENGG; the protein is encoded by the coding sequence GTGTCACAAAACGGACATAAGGTCATCGGCACCCGCCCGATTCGCCACGACGGGGTGGACAAGGTCACCGGCCGGGCGATCTACGGCGCCGATATCCAGCTGACGGGACTGCTGCACGGCGCCATCAAGCGCAGCCCCCATCCCCACGCGCGTATCAAAAACATCGATACCAGCCGCGCGGAAGCCCATCCGGGCGTGCGGGCCGTCGTTACCGCCCACGACCTCCCGCAGATCGCGGACAAGCTCGCCGACCTCGGGGAGGCGATCGTCAACCTGCGCGACGCCAGCAATAACGTGCTGGCCTACGGCAAGGTCCTGTACAAGGGGCATGCCGTCGCCGGCGTGGCGGCGATCAACCTGCACGTTGCGCAGGAAGCGGTGGAACTGATCGACGTGGAATACGAAGTGCTGCCCCACGTCACAAGCGTGCTGGAGGCCATGGAGGACGGCGCGCCGATCCTGCACGAGGACATGAAAACCACGTCCATGGGCGAGGAGACGGACAAGGTCAGCAATATCGCCAACCACTTCCAGCACAAGATGGGCGAACCGGACGACGGTTTCGCTGAAGCCGACGTGGTGATCGAACGGGAGTTCACGACCCAGACCGTCCACCAGGGCTATATCGAGACCCATAACGCCACGGCCCACTGGAACGAAGAAGGCCAGCTCACGATCTGGACGAGCACGCAGGGCGCCTTCTCGGTACGGGACCAGATGGCCGAAATCCTCCAGATGCCCGTTTCGAAGGTCAAGATCGTGCCCCTCGAGATCGGCGGCGGCTTCGGCGGCAAGATCTCCGTCTACCTGGACCCGGTCGCGGCGCTGCTGTCGAAGCGGACCGGTCACCCGGTGAAGATGACGATGACCCGCGACGAGGTCTTCGAGGGGACGGGCCCGACGCCGGGCTCCTACCTGAAGGTCAAGATGGGCGCCACCAACGACGGCCGGCTCACGGCCGCCACGGCCTACATGGCTTACGAGGCTGGCGCTTACCCCGGCTCGCCGGTCGGCGCGGGCGCGGGCTGCATTTTCACGCCCTACGACATACCCAATGTCCAGATCGACGGGTACGACGTATGCGTGAATAAGCCCAAGACGAACGCCTATCGTGCGCCGGGCGCCACCAACGCGGCCTACGCCACCGAAACCGTCGTGGACGAGATCAGCGAGAAGCTCGGCGTGGACCCGCTCGAGTTCCGGGTGAAGAACGGCGCGAAGGAAGGCACCCGCCGGGCCGACGGTCCCGTGCACCCGCGCATCGGCTGCATCGAGACCACGGAAGCCGCCCTCAACAGCGAACACTACCGGTCTTCCCTCGCCAGGTCGGGGAACGGCAAGGTCCGTGGCCGGGGCGTCGCCTCGGGTTACTGGTTCAACTTCAACGGAGGACGATCGGCCATCTCCGTCAGCATCAATCCCGATGGAACGATCAACATGCTGGAGGGTTCCACGGATATCGGCGGCACGCGGGCGTCCATCGCCATGCAACTGGCCGAAACCATCGGCCTCGAGGCCACCGACATCAAGCCCTACGTCGTGGACACGGACTCGATCGGCTATACCGACGTGACCGGCGGCAGCCGCACGACCTTCGGTACCGGCTACGCCGCCCACGCCACGGGCCAGGCGCTTATCCGGGAGATGAAGGAAAGGGCGTCCAAGCTCTGGGACGTACCCGCCGACGCCATCGACTTCGAGGACGGTGTCTTTTCCTACCGGGATGACGCCGAGAAGCGGGGCAGCTTCAAGGAACTGGCGACCCAGGCCGGCGATGCCGGCGGTCCCGTGGTCGCCCAGGTCAGTACGAATCCCGACGGCAGCGGAGGCGGCGCCTTCGCCACCCACGTCGTGGACGTGGAAGTCGACCGGGAAACGGGCAAGGTGGATATACTCCGGTATACCGCGGTGCAGGACGCCGGGACGGCCATTCACCCAAGCTACGTGGAAGGCCAGATGCAGGGCGGCGTGGTGCAGGGCATCGGTTGGGGACTGAACGAGGAGTACATATACAACGACGAAGGTTCCATGACCAATGCCAGTTTCCTGGACTACCGCATGCCCACGACCCTCGACCTGCCCATGATCGAGACCATTATCGTGGAAGTGCCCAACGAGTCCCATCCCTACGGCGTCCGGGGCGTCGGCGAAGTACCGATCGTACCGCCGCCGGCCGCCCTCGCCAACGCCATCTACAATGCGACGGGCGTGAGGCTGCGCGACCTGCCCATGTCGCCGCCCCGGGTCCAGAAGGCCCTGGCGGAGAACGGCGGGTAG
- a CDS encoding peptide transporter, with protein sequence MTLVKDDLSASAFSDHPQVYEEGFNVKTVIGIVFLGLFMIPGSIYLNLIAGQSLGPAAEWTTIILFIEVARRSFTTLSRQEIYMLYYVAASLTAGVGLALSGGPFAQLIWYQYFVQSPGARAFGIDDQIPSWISPGADSEAIVLRTLLHGEWLVPIMLIAVLHIFNRASAFTLGYGLFRVTADVERLPFPLAPIQAEGATALAESSAGQESWRWRAFSIGAMLGLVFGAFYIGIPAVTGALLAEPITLIPIPFADLTRNTENILPAAAMAVELGLGPVLTGFVLPFWIVVGSAIGALLTVVVNPLLYDFGILRTWSPGMDAIQTTLVNDIDFWMSVRIGTGFAVALIGGWSILSGLRKRSGGARREGSDAGTGSSRPLTPPGRGDFPMSVIFGAFLLLTVGYVVLSWRLVPGFPILFFVFYGFFYTPLSSYASARLRAITGADLQFPLIKEATFILSGYKGVDIWFAPIPIFNYGGQAQAFREVELTGTRFTSVLKAELVMIPVLLVCSLLFWHFVWGLAPIPSQAYPYAQKFWQQQATMQALWYSSTAGSGFESSYLIEALKIPYMAGGAVFGVLAYAVLAAFNLPVMLIFGMIASVGTVPHAFIPQFLGALLGRYYMERKFGRRRWMRYTPVLAAGYACGTGLVGMATVAVALISKTVAPLVY encoded by the coding sequence ATGACCCTCGTCAAGGACGACCTGTCAGCCTCCGCCTTTTCCGACCATCCCCAGGTCTACGAGGAGGGGTTCAATGTAAAGACGGTCATCGGGATCGTCTTTCTTGGGTTGTTCATGATCCCGGGCTCTATCTATCTGAACCTGATCGCGGGGCAGAGCCTCGGGCCTGCGGCGGAATGGACCACGATCATCCTGTTCATCGAAGTCGCGCGCCGGTCCTTCACCACGCTCAGCCGCCAGGAAATCTACATGCTTTACTACGTGGCGGCCAGCCTCACCGCCGGCGTGGGGCTGGCGCTGTCCGGCGGTCCCTTCGCCCAACTCATCTGGTACCAGTATTTCGTCCAGTCCCCCGGTGCCCGGGCCTTCGGCATCGATGACCAGATCCCCTCCTGGATCTCTCCCGGCGCGGATTCCGAAGCCATCGTACTGCGCACGCTGCTGCACGGGGAATGGCTGGTGCCGATCATGCTCATCGCCGTGCTCCACATCTTTAACCGGGCGAGCGCTTTCACCCTGGGTTACGGACTTTTCCGTGTAACGGCCGACGTGGAACGGCTGCCCTTCCCCCTCGCCCCGATCCAGGCGGAGGGCGCCACGGCCCTGGCGGAGAGTTCCGCGGGACAGGAATCGTGGCGCTGGCGCGCCTTCAGCATCGGGGCCATGCTGGGACTCGTTTTCGGCGCGTTCTACATCGGCATACCGGCCGTCACGGGCGCGCTGCTGGCAGAGCCGATCACGCTGATTCCCATTCCTTTCGCCGACCTGACGCGCAACACGGAGAACATTCTGCCCGCCGCGGCCATGGCGGTTGAACTGGGACTGGGGCCGGTGTTGACGGGGTTCGTGCTGCCCTTCTGGATCGTGGTCGGTTCCGCCATCGGCGCGTTGCTTACCGTGGTCGTCAACCCGCTGCTCTACGATTTCGGGATCCTGCGCACCTGGTCGCCGGGCATGGACGCCATCCAGACCACGCTCGTCAACGATATCGATTTCTGGATGAGCGTTCGCATCGGTACGGGATTCGCCGTCGCGCTGATCGGTGGATGGAGCATCCTGTCCGGTCTCAGAAAACGGTCCGGCGGAGCGAGGCGCGAAGGATCAGACGCCGGTACCGGTTCGTCCAGGCCTTTGACGCCGCCCGGCCGGGGGGATTTCCCCATGTCCGTGATCTTCGGCGCCTTCCTGCTCCTCACGGTGGGCTACGTCGTCCTGAGCTGGCGCCTGGTGCCCGGGTTCCCTATCCTATTCTTCGTGTTCTACGGTTTCTTCTATACCCCGCTCAGCTCGTATGCGAGCGCCCGCCTGCGGGCCATCACGGGCGCCGATCTGCAGTTCCCCCTCATCAAGGAGGCCACGTTCATTCTCAGCGGATACAAGGGGGTGGACATCTGGTTCGCGCCGATTCCCATTTTCAACTACGGCGGCCAGGCCCAGGCCTTTCGCGAGGTCGAGCTGACCGGCACCCGGTTCACGAGCGTGCTGAAGGCGGAACTGGTCATGATCCCGGTCCTGCTCGTCTGCAGCCTGCTGTTCTGGCATTTCGTATGGGGACTCGCGCCGATTCCGTCGCAGGCCTATCCCTACGCGCAGAAGTTCTGGCAGCAGCAGGCCACGATGCAGGCGCTGTGGTACTCCAGCACCGCAGGATCGGGATTCGAGTCGAGCTACCTGATCGAGGCATTGAAAATCCCCTACATGGCCGGCGGCGCGGTTTTCGGCGTCCTGGCCTACGCCGTGCTGGCGGCCTTCAACCTTCCCGTCATGCTGATCTTCGGCATGATTGCCAGCGTGGGCACGGTGCCCCACGCCTTCATCCCGCAGTTTCTGGGCGCGTTGCTGGGCAGGTATTACATGGAGCGGAAATTCGGCAGGCGGAGATGGATGCGGTACACGCCGGTCCTGGCGGCCGGCTACGCTTGCGGCACGGGGCTGGTAGGCATGGCCACGGTAGCTGTCGCGCTGATTTCCAAGACCGTGGCGCCCCTGGTCTACTGA
- a CDS encoding aldo/keto reductase has translation MQYRNLGRTRLRVSEVSLGTVELGMEYGLKAEGEPGVPAETDARNLLNRAIDSGVNFIDTAALYGNSEEIIGRALGGRRSEYVLASKCVHRLEEGLDYAESRRSIAASIDRSLSRLQTDHIDLLQVHGRDLLELELRMIRDGEVMEELDRARKAGKVRFAGYSSYSEEAALAVIEDGRWDTLQIPCNILDRRYLERVIPEAQRQGVGVIVRSVLLKGALTEKNRFMPERLKPLVAHIDRLVEIQSATRYSLPELALRFVLSIAEISTVIVGADRMAYLDEAVSVSDGRGLSEEILLALEDMALDDPYLLNPGNWGIP, from the coding sequence GTGCAGTACAGAAACCTGGGGCGAACCCGACTGCGCGTTTCCGAAGTCTCCCTCGGCACGGTCGAGCTGGGCATGGAGTACGGCCTGAAGGCGGAGGGCGAACCCGGCGTGCCCGCGGAGACCGACGCCCGGAATCTGCTCAACCGGGCGATCGATTCAGGCGTGAACTTCATCGACACGGCGGCGCTGTACGGAAACAGCGAGGAGATCATCGGCCGGGCGCTCGGGGGCCGGCGGTCCGAATATGTGCTCGCCTCCAAGTGCGTGCACCGGCTGGAAGAAGGACTGGACTACGCCGAATCGAGGCGGAGCATCGCCGCGTCCATCGACCGGAGTCTGTCAAGGCTCCAGACCGACCACATCGACCTGCTGCAGGTACACGGCCGGGACCTGCTCGAGCTGGAACTTCGAATGATCCGGGACGGCGAGGTGATGGAAGAGCTCGACCGGGCCCGAAAGGCGGGCAAGGTCCGGTTTGCGGGTTACTCGTCCTACAGTGAGGAGGCGGCGCTGGCGGTCATCGAGGATGGTCGTTGGGACACCCTGCAGATCCCCTGCAATATCCTGGACCGCCGCTACCTGGAACGGGTCATTCCGGAGGCGCAACGACAGGGCGTGGGCGTCATCGTGCGGTCCGTGCTGCTGAAAGGCGCCTTGACCGAGAAGAACAGGTTCATGCCTGAAAGGCTGAAGCCTCTTGTCGCGCACATCGACCGGCTGGTCGAAATCCAATCCGCGACCCGATACAGCCTGCCCGAACTGGCCCTGCGCTTCGTCCTGTCTATCGCGGAGATCTCTACCGTAATCGTCGGCGCCGACAGGATGGCATACCTGGATGAAGCCGTCTCTGTGTCGGACGGCCGCGGCCTTAGCGAGGAGATTCTGCTGGCATTGGAAGATATGGCGCTGGACGATCCCTACCTGCTCAATCCAGGGAACTGGGGCATTCCCTGA